A region from the uncultured Holophaga sp. genome encodes:
- a CDS encoding ABC transporter substrate-binding protein, whose protein sequence is MKKQILTRSVWSGVASLSAAALLVLAGCDKKPANEIVIGAINSTTGTYATFGQGGEFGVKVAVEDINNSGGIQVGDKKMKIRLVTVNNESDQNKTASLTEGLILQDKVNFLVSGDNTPPMHAGVSTMADRYKVPFLASVGPMEPWLGLKSESPTKWEYSWAVGCFSINTPIEAGDPRAGKPGYTIFSTWTSMLEKFGDKTNKKIGILCADDPDGRGWYALFGPSLQKLGYTVVGLDQHLGLVPNETTDFSSIIKAWQDAKVDILWGNCPGPFFGAFWKQAKGMGFHPKMTSIGRGAMFYDDVNAWGGDLPLGVSTEVWWDPSMGGTQGIAGRTGKSLAERWVKDTGRPYMPAISPGYACMQVLADAISRAGSLDPQKVNAALASTDLVTIRNRVKFDQNHFAHLPIAFGQWFKTDKPQKWELKIVNSRHDFWPTTGEPVFPMP, encoded by the coding sequence ATGAAAAAACAAATATTAACGCGCAGCGTGTGGTCCGGAGTGGCCTCCCTCTCGGCGGCCGCTCTGCTGGTACTCGCCGGTTGTGACAAGAAGCCCGCCAACGAGATTGTCATCGGCGCCATCAACTCGACCACCGGGACCTATGCCACCTTTGGCCAGGGCGGTGAGTTCGGCGTGAAGGTCGCCGTGGAGGACATCAACAACTCCGGCGGCATCCAAGTGGGTGACAAGAAGATGAAGATCCGTCTGGTCACGGTCAACAACGAGAGTGATCAGAACAAGACGGCCAGCCTGACCGAGGGGCTGATTCTCCAGGACAAGGTCAACTTCCTGGTCTCCGGTGACAACACTCCGCCCATGCACGCCGGGGTCTCCACCATGGCGGATCGCTACAAGGTCCCCTTCCTGGCCTCCGTGGGCCCCATGGAGCCCTGGCTGGGCCTGAAGAGCGAGTCTCCCACCAAGTGGGAATATTCCTGGGCCGTGGGCTGCTTCTCCATCAACACGCCCATCGAAGCCGGGGACCCCCGCGCCGGGAAGCCTGGGTACACCATCTTCAGCACTTGGACCAGCATGCTGGAGAAGTTCGGGGACAAGACGAACAAGAAGATCGGTATCCTCTGCGCCGACGACCCGGATGGCCGCGGGTGGTACGCCCTCTTCGGACCCTCCCTCCAGAAGCTGGGTTACACCGTGGTGGGCCTGGACCAGCACCTGGGCTTGGTCCCCAACGAGACCACGGACTTCTCCTCCATCATCAAGGCTTGGCAGGACGCCAAGGTCGACATCCTCTGGGGCAACTGCCCCGGCCCCTTCTTCGGGGCCTTCTGGAAGCAGGCCAAGGGCATGGGTTTCCATCCCAAGATGACCTCCATCGGTCGCGGTGCCATGTTCTATGACGATGTCAACGCCTGGGGCGGGGATCTGCCCCTGGGCGTCTCCACCGAGGTCTGGTGGGATCCCTCCATGGGCGGCACCCAGGGTATTGCTGGCCGCACCGGGAAGTCCCTGGCCGAGCGCTGGGTGAAGGATACCGGCCGCCCGTACATGCCCGCCATCTCCCCCGGGTACGCCTGCATGCAGGTCCTGGCCGACGCCATCAGCCGTGCGGGCAGCCTGGACCCCCAGAAGGTGAATGCCGCTCTGGCCAGCACCGACCTGGTGACCATCCGGAATCGGGTGAAGTTCGACCAGAACCACTTCGCCCATCTGCCGATCGCCTTCGGGCAGTGGTTCAAGACTGACAAGCCCCAGAAGTGGGAATTGAAGATCGTGAATTCGCGCCATGACTTCTGGCCCACCACCGGTGAACCCGTCTTCCCCATGCCCTGA
- a CDS encoding MarR family transcriptional regulator, whose protein sequence is MNRHSEEQREGLSRLIVEFYERLSAWEAAAVRGSGLSTTQNHMIEIVGHAGTIQMKDLAQMTGVTTGTLTVAVDRLEDKGLIKRVPNQADRRSYLIELTGAGREAFNRHHAAHLGLTASILEGMPETDRLVFQALIATAIQAIPGTLSRD, encoded by the coding sequence ATGAACAGACACAGTGAAGAGCAGCGTGAAGGTCTCTCCCGCCTGATTGTCGAATTCTACGAGCGGCTGTCGGCCTGGGAGGCTGCCGCGGTCAGGGGCAGCGGACTGAGTACCACCCAGAACCACATGATCGAGATCGTGGGTCATGCCGGCACCATCCAGATGAAGGACCTGGCGCAGATGACCGGGGTCACCACAGGGACCTTGACGGTCGCAGTGGATCGTCTAGAAGATAAAGGATTAATCAAAAGAGTGCCCAACCAAGCGGATCGCCGCTCGTACCTCATCGAGCTGACCGGGGCTGGACGGGAGGCTTTCAACAGGCATCACGCGGCCCATCTGGGCCTGACCGCGAGCATCCTGGAGGGGATGCCGGAGACAGACCGCCTGGTTTTCCAGGCGCTCATCGCCACCGCGATCCAGGCCATTCCTGGGACGCTGAGCCGAGACTGA
- a CDS encoding cation-translocating P-type ATPase has protein sequence MIGRFSDLHAYREVFRSREVLTWLGGTLLIPVGYLLHVLPLPDTVRSPLGTVLFLLALAINGLPIILGALRGLLAREINVDELVSIALIACLVSGHYAEGAMVSAIMVLGSLVEEAVSNKARKAIRSLVDLTPETALLETEEGECSVPIQDIRPGDILILRAGDTVPVDGTLVAGDADIDESSITGESIPVAKSTGAQAFAGTRCLDGFMRIRAERVGPDSTMGRIIRMVEAAEQQKTRSGKIVDRYAAWFTPAILICAGLTLLLTHDLTRGITVLIVGCPCSFLLASPVSTVAAISRAARSGILIRGGQHLENLAEASGFFFDKTGTLTQGRPEVVEIEVAEGFTETQLLRLAAAVERGSLHPLGLAIVARASALGIEIPLGREIRNEIGRGISGRVGSRQVEVLTSEHAGDRPLTQVDVRVDGLHAGRLAFFDGPRAQAAQTMQELRLEGIRDLVILSGDRHPVVQRMAEEIGLTQFHGGQKPEGKLARLRAYTRGMTVYVGDGINDAPALKEASTGIAMGLRGVDVALETADVVLMNDRIDQLPFLVRLGRRMARTIRRGILLSLAINLAAIIASACGILTPVLGAITHNIGSILVVSLAASLRYGRDPGSGPLAANLQAADPA, from the coding sequence ATGATCGGACGATTCAGTGACCTGCATGCCTACCGGGAGGTCTTCCGCTCCCGGGAGGTCCTGACCTGGCTGGGGGGAACCCTCCTCATCCCGGTGGGCTACCTCCTCCACGTCCTTCCCCTCCCGGACACCGTCCGGAGCCCTCTGGGCACGGTGCTCTTCCTCCTCGCCCTGGCCATCAACGGACTCCCCATCATCCTGGGTGCCCTCCGAGGCCTCCTGGCACGGGAGATCAATGTGGATGAGCTGGTCAGCATCGCCCTCATCGCATGCCTGGTTTCCGGCCATTACGCGGAAGGCGCCATGGTCTCGGCCATCATGGTGCTGGGCTCCCTGGTCGAGGAGGCCGTGAGCAACAAGGCCCGGAAGGCCATCCGCAGTCTGGTGGACCTGACGCCCGAGACCGCGCTCCTGGAGACGGAAGAGGGTGAATGCAGCGTACCGATCCAGGACATCCGCCCTGGGGACATCCTGATCCTGCGGGCAGGGGATACCGTCCCAGTGGACGGTACCCTGGTGGCTGGCGACGCTGATATTGACGAATCTTCCATTACAGGCGAGTCCATCCCCGTCGCCAAATCCACGGGCGCACAGGCCTTCGCAGGGACCCGATGCCTCGACGGCTTCATGCGGATACGCGCCGAACGGGTGGGCCCGGACTCCACCATGGGCCGCATCATCCGGATGGTGGAAGCGGCGGAGCAGCAGAAGACCCGCAGCGGCAAGATCGTGGACCGCTACGCAGCCTGGTTCACCCCGGCCATCCTGATCTGTGCGGGCCTGACCCTGCTCCTCACCCACGACCTGACCCGGGGGATCACCGTCCTGATCGTCGGCTGCCCCTGCTCCTTCCTGCTCGCCAGCCCGGTCTCCACCGTCGCGGCCATCTCCAGGGCGGCCCGCTCCGGGATCCTGATCCGGGGGGGGCAGCACCTGGAGAACCTGGCGGAGGCCTCGGGCTTCTTCTTCGACAAGACCGGCACCCTGACCCAGGGCCGACCCGAGGTGGTTGAGATCGAGGTGGCGGAAGGATTCACAGAGACCCAGCTGCTCCGCCTGGCAGCGGCGGTGGAGCGGGGAAGCCTGCACCCCTTGGGGCTGGCCATCGTCGCCAGGGCTTCTGCTCTGGGTATCGAGATCCCCCTGGGCCGGGAGATCCGCAATGAGATCGGCCGGGGGATCTCTGGCCGGGTCGGCTCCCGACAGGTGGAGGTCCTCACCAGCGAGCACGCTGGGGACCGGCCACTCACCCAAGTGGATGTCCGGGTGGATGGCCTGCACGCCGGCCGGCTCGCCTTCTTCGACGGTCCCCGGGCCCAGGCTGCCCAGACCATGCAGGAGCTGAGGCTTGAGGGCATCCGGGACCTGGTGATCCTCTCAGGAGACCGCCACCCCGTGGTCCAGAGGATGGCCGAGGAGATCGGGCTCACCCAGTTCCACGGGGGGCAGAAGCCCGAAGGGAAGCTGGCCCGGCTCAGGGCCTACACCCGGGGCATGACGGTCTATGTCGGGGACGGCATCAATGACGCGCCCGCGCTCAAAGAGGCCTCCACCGGCATCGCCATGGGCCTCCGGGGTGTCGACGTGGCTCTGGAGACAGCCGACGTGGTACTCATGAACGACCGCATCGACCAGCTCCCCTTCCTGGTGCGCCTGGGCCGGAGGATGGCCCGCACCATCCGGCGGGGGATCCTGCTCAGCCTCGCCATCAACCTCGCCGCCATCATCGCCAGCGCCTGCGGGATCCTCACCCCGGTCCTGGGCGCCATCACCCACAACATCGGGTCCATCCTGGTGGTCTCCCTGGCGGCCTCCCTCCGCTATGGTCGGGATCCCGGCTCCGGGCCCCTGGCGGCGAACCTTCAGGCGGCTGATCCCGCCTGA
- a CDS encoding methyl-accepting chemotaxis protein has translation MKLRNLISVLPVLAAVLAMVGLLSCEGILATVLFLLLLVGSLGTVYLLRRGGDGTSGPTGDQLRALAGSGDCDAVEALLDTAAPGTPLHRIGGLLSDLRRRCGESREACEEAERVLETKAGEEGPEEALSRLIGALRGTVDEMLQSQAELLNHEQQAGEVARASAKHVDATYQAVHGSREAMEELCTYSGQIAQVFTELKTQSERIGNIVTSIQDIATQTNLLALNASIEAASAGEAGRGFSVVAEEVRKLAERVNVSSNEIGEIAQGLRQTAVGSSVQVLRAAEAASFGHERTQAAIAAMDEVLEGAKRRVEIIKAAQQHMKHQRECCEAFSGDLATLEQ, from the coding sequence ATGAAGCTGCGGAACCTCATCTCCGTCCTGCCCGTGCTGGCCGCCGTTCTGGCGATGGTGGGCCTTCTGTCCTGCGAGGGCATTCTGGCCACAGTCCTCTTCCTGCTGCTGCTGGTGGGAAGCCTTGGAACGGTCTATCTGCTCCGCAGAGGGGGCGATGGGACCTCTGGACCGACTGGGGACCAGCTCAGGGCCCTGGCGGGCTCAGGGGACTGCGATGCGGTGGAGGCGCTTCTGGATACCGCAGCTCCGGGTACCCCTCTCCACCGGATCGGCGGGCTGCTTTCCGATCTGCGGAGGCGCTGTGGGGAGTCCCGGGAGGCCTGCGAAGAGGCCGAGCGGGTCCTGGAGACCAAGGCGGGTGAGGAGGGGCCGGAGGAGGCGCTCTCCCGGTTGATCGGGGCGCTCCGGGGAACGGTGGATGAGATGCTGCAGTCCCAGGCGGAGCTGTTGAACCATGAACAGCAGGCCGGGGAGGTGGCCAGGGCCTCCGCCAAGCATGTGGATGCCACCTATCAGGCGGTCCACGGAAGTCGGGAGGCCATGGAGGAACTCTGCACCTACAGCGGGCAGATCGCCCAGGTCTTCACTGAGCTCAAGACCCAGTCCGAGCGCATCGGGAACATCGTCACCAGCATCCAGGACATCGCCACCCAGACCAATCTGCTGGCTCTGAACGCCTCCATCGAGGCTGCCAGTGCTGGTGAAGCCGGGCGGGGCTTCTCGGTCGTGGCGGAGGAGGTCCGCAAGCTGGCGGAGCGGGTGAATGTCTCCAGCAACGAAATCGGAGAGATCGCCCAGGGGCTCCGGCAGACCGCAGTCGGGTCGAGTGTCCAGGTACTCAGGGCGGCTGAGGCGGCGTCCTTCGGGCATGAACGCACCCAGGCGGCCATCGCCGCCATGGATGAGGTTCTGGAGGGGGCCAAGCGGCGGGTCGAGATCATCAAGGCCGCCCAGCAGCACATGAAGCATCAGCGGGAGTGCTGTGAGGCCTTCAGCGGGGATCTGGCCACCCTGGAACAGTGA
- a CDS encoding methyl-accepting chemotaxis protein, which yields MSRSRGGVSAALGGLFILALIGAASGAGVWGAILFSLCGLLLLLCLLLTWRSPASSSLGLSTRDAAELAGATDDSGVLALLRKAGPRGPLHALGELVLRFEALGREAEAHRAELEKQFRSLALQGEAGPLLAGQEVPLAAARGRVDELIHSHGELQQHQGRAGEIARASAERIDATYKAIQETQGAMEELARYNGEITHVFAELTAQSERIGRIVVSIQEIASQTNLLALNAAIEAARAREAGRGFAVVADEVRKLAERAGQSSNEIGEIAAEVRRTTVDAGARVEEAGGSAQQGLERTREALAAMDAVREGGKRRAANIRTSNAHIEHQRLGAETLSQDLAALERLVG from the coding sequence ATGTCGAGGAGCAGGGGGGGCGTATCGGCTGCGCTGGGCGGGCTCTTCATCCTGGCCCTGATCGGGGCCGCCTCGGGTGCGGGAGTCTGGGGGGCGATCCTCTTTTCCCTGTGCGGACTTTTGCTGTTGCTCTGCCTCCTGCTGACCTGGCGATCCCCTGCGTCGTCCTCCCTGGGGCTCTCCACCCGGGATGCCGCTGAGTTGGCTGGCGCCACCGATGACTCCGGGGTGCTGGCGCTGCTCCGGAAGGCTGGGCCCAGAGGTCCCCTCCATGCCCTCGGGGAGCTGGTTCTGAGGTTCGAGGCGCTGGGCAGGGAGGCCGAGGCCCATAGGGCAGAGTTGGAGAAGCAGTTCCGGTCCCTGGCGCTCCAGGGCGAGGCGGGTCCGCTCCTGGCCGGGCAGGAAGTCCCGCTTGCGGCCGCCCGGGGTCGCGTGGACGAACTGATCCACTCCCATGGAGAGCTGCAGCAGCACCAGGGCCGTGCCGGGGAGATCGCCCGGGCCTCCGCCGAGCGGATCGACGCCACCTACAAGGCGATCCAGGAAACCCAGGGTGCCATGGAGGAGCTGGCCCGTTACAACGGGGAGATCACCCATGTCTTCGCGGAGCTGACGGCTCAGTCCGAGCGGATCGGTCGGATCGTGGTCAGCATCCAGGAGATCGCGAGCCAGACCAACCTTCTGGCCTTGAATGCGGCGATCGAGGCGGCCCGCGCCCGGGAGGCCGGCCGTGGCTTCGCGGTGGTGGCCGACGAGGTCCGGAAGCTGGCCGAGCGGGCCGGTCAATCCAGCAACGAGATCGGAGAGATCGCAGCGGAAGTCCGCCGGACCACAGTGGATGCCGGGGCACGGGTGGAGGAGGCCGGAGGAAGCGCCCAGCAGGGATTGGAGCGGACCCGGGAGGCCCTTGCTGCCATGGACGCCGTGAGGGAGGGGGGCAAGAGGCGGGCGGCCAACATCCGCACCTCCAATGCCCACATCGAGCACCAGCGGCTTGGGGCAGAGACCCTGAGTCAGGACTTGGCCGCTCTGGAAAGGCTGGTGGGCTGA
- a CDS encoding Crp/Fnr family transcriptional regulator: MDTPKTEAAVLSHGWYSEMPAHLSGPLLKQARIRRYRQSEQILQAGERARGMYCILRGLVLMTASSPNGKTTIPFSVEVQNWFGCIEVINGNPYPLNAIAATECELLFIPGSAVEALGRTSPELWFYIGRLLARQTLKIVNNLMELLYLPAPARVAKRLHALSLREGGPNGTYQLRTIHISHDQLGCMLSLSRQIVSKILKGFEKEELIICGYKCIDILSTEKLSAKIESLTRECLEG, from the coding sequence ATGGATACTCCAAAGACCGAAGCCGCAGTCCTCAGCCACGGCTGGTATTCCGAGATGCCGGCCCACCTGTCGGGCCCTCTGCTGAAGCAGGCCAGGATCAGGCGCTACAGGCAGTCAGAGCAGATTCTACAGGCGGGGGAGCGAGCCCGGGGGATGTATTGCATCCTCAGGGGACTGGTGCTGATGACGGCCTCATCTCCCAACGGAAAGACCACCATCCCCTTCAGCGTGGAAGTCCAGAACTGGTTCGGCTGCATCGAGGTGATCAACGGGAACCCCTATCCCCTCAATGCCATCGCCGCCACCGAGTGCGAACTCCTCTTCATCCCGGGCTCGGCCGTTGAAGCTCTGGGCAGGACCAGTCCAGAGCTCTGGTTCTACATCGGCAGGCTCCTGGCCCGGCAGACCCTCAAGATCGTCAACAATCTCATGGAGCTCCTCTACCTGCCGGCCCCCGCCAGGGTGGCCAAGCGGCTCCATGCCCTCTCCCTGAGGGAGGGTGGTCCCAACGGGACCTACCAGCTGCGCACCATCCACATCAGCCATGACCAGTTGGGCTGCATGCTCTCCCTCTCCCGCCAGATCGTCTCGAAGATCCTCAAGGGATTCGAGAAGGAGGAGCTGATCATCTGCGGCTACAAGTGCATCGACATCCTCAGCACCGAGAAGCTGAGCGCCAAGATCGAATCCCTGACCCGGGAGTGCCTGGAGGGGTGA
- a CDS encoding PAS domain-containing protein, with protein MDGLKAFLEAMPTSVMVVNEHGRVVVANIRASEFLDHHAFLARSLECGSFACGQEGLAGGGADLAVLCRSCWRKVFQELMASSGHQQRRLCFLGEHPCQGGFLQRSLVTGHSLCLNDGHFHVLVVELSDPTNGERVSVCAYCQRVRDRAGLWQPFSYFVSQHFMVSVTHGICPECIRLGRF; from the coding sequence ATGGACGGATTGAAGGCCTTCCTGGAGGCGATGCCGACTTCGGTCATGGTGGTCAATGAGCATGGCCGGGTGGTGGTGGCCAATATCCGGGCTTCCGAGTTCCTGGATCACCATGCTTTCCTGGCGCGCTCGCTTGAGTGCGGCTCCTTCGCCTGCGGGCAGGAAGGACTCGCCGGGGGGGGCGCAGATCTGGCGGTGCTGTGCCGTTCCTGCTGGCGCAAAGTATTCCAGGAGCTGATGGCTTCCAGCGGGCATCAGCAGCGCAGGTTGTGCTTTCTAGGCGAGCACCCCTGCCAGGGGGGCTTCCTGCAGCGATCCCTGGTCACCGGGCACAGCCTCTGCCTCAACGATGGCCACTTCCATGTCCTCGTGGTCGAGCTGTCCGATCCGACCAACGGCGAGCGGGTATCGGTCTGTGCCTATTGTCAGCGCGTCCGGGACCGTGCGGGCCTCTGGCAGCCCTTCTCCTACTTTGTCTCCCAGCATTTCATGGTCTCGGTGACCCACGGCATCTGTCCCGAGTGCATCCGCCTCGGACGCTTCTGA
- a CDS encoding IS3 family transposase: protein MVSARQKREGARVLKARRIPERRIAALIGLSRSGMRYRVRPKPQDCLAERIQALSAEHPRYGQVRIWALLRRAGIVINHKAVGRLWQKLGLQLTRRPKHRRVRSGDGVPRAAEFPNHVWTYDFVFAWTLGGSALKFLTLEDEYTRECLAIEVGRSFRALHVKEVLIRVMAQRGIPKFIRSDNGPEFVSLEIGLWLKEQGVDTHLIDPGKPWQNGLAESFNARFRDECLNGESFHGVPEARVIAQAFMRHFNEGHPHSSLGFHTPNEFADLCTMGALPPNPRDLSPWATPGNRRRAGMRQPPPSGGPGSALGSLPSVALSSVQAEETLP, encoded by the coding sequence ATGGTAAGCGCCCGGCAGAAGCGGGAAGGGGCTCGGGTGCTGAAAGCCAGGCGGATCCCGGAGCGGCGCATCGCCGCTCTGATTGGCCTATCCCGGTCGGGAATGCGCTATCGCGTACGCCCGAAGCCGCAGGACTGCTTGGCAGAGCGCATCCAGGCCCTGAGTGCGGAGCATCCCCGCTACGGGCAGGTCCGCATCTGGGCCCTGCTTCGTCGGGCGGGCATCGTCATCAATCACAAGGCGGTGGGCCGACTCTGGCAGAAGCTGGGACTCCAGCTCACCCGGCGCCCAAAGCATAGGAGGGTCCGTTCTGGCGATGGTGTCCCCAGGGCTGCCGAGTTCCCGAACCACGTGTGGACCTATGACTTCGTGTTTGCCTGGACCCTGGGAGGGTCGGCCCTGAAGTTCCTGACCCTGGAGGACGAGTACACCCGGGAGTGTTTGGCAATCGAGGTGGGTCGGTCCTTCCGGGCGCTCCATGTCAAAGAGGTGCTGATCCGCGTCATGGCCCAACGGGGGATTCCCAAGTTCATCAGGAGCGACAATGGCCCTGAGTTCGTCTCGCTGGAGATCGGGCTCTGGCTGAAAGAGCAAGGAGTCGACACCCACCTGATCGATCCGGGTAAGCCTTGGCAGAATGGCCTGGCTGAAAGCTTCAATGCCCGATTCAGAGACGAGTGCCTGAATGGGGAGTCCTTCCATGGCGTGCCAGAAGCCAGGGTGATCGCCCAGGCCTTCATGAGGCACTTCAACGAAGGGCACCCCCATTCAAGCTTGGGGTTCCATACACCCAACGAGTTCGCAGACCTATGCACCATGGGGGCTCTGCCCCCAAACCCCCGGGATTTATCGCCTTGGGCCACCCCCGGTAACCGAAGAAGGGCTGGCATGCGCCAGCCACCACCGTCAGGTGGCCCCGGATCGGCGCTCGGGTCGCTTCCCAGCGTTGCCTTATCCTCCGTCCAGGCGGAGGAGACGCTACCATGA
- a CDS encoding ISL3 family transposase — translation MPMNELMAQMGGWEGYKAGLIGVYEAGRKGPRAEVWIELLGNERPRRCSGCGHHVDRIHDATQRWVRDLPIFEYEVHLLVWRFRLDCPRCGPKVESLNWLEPRARVTNRLAESVARMCKVLPIKQVAEHFHLHWDTVKAIDKAHLDRELGPPELRGAETLLMDEFALRKGHRYATVVLDAARKRVLWVGQGRGRADIRPFFELLGKRGCAQIKAVGMDMSAAFELEVRKHCPKAEIVYDLFHVVQRYGHEVIDRVRVDEANRLRGDKSARKVVKSAKWLLLRNPRNLEGEARVRLKELLDANQALMTAYVLKDDLKELWRYRREGWARRAWNDWLERAKSSNLAPLVRFAQNLAARLDGILSHCRWPLHTSLLEGINNRIKVIKRMAYGFRDDAYFFLKIRAAFPGVP, via the coding sequence CTGCCTATGAACGAGCTTATGGCCCAGATGGGCGGGTGGGAAGGATACAAGGCCGGATTGATCGGCGTGTACGAGGCCGGACGAAAGGGGCCTCGTGCCGAGGTATGGATTGAACTCCTTGGTAATGAACGACCTCGACGATGCAGCGGCTGTGGCCATCATGTGGATCGAATCCACGATGCGACCCAGCGCTGGGTAAGGGACCTCCCGATCTTTGAATACGAAGTCCACCTGCTGGTCTGGCGGTTTCGACTGGACTGTCCGAGGTGTGGACCCAAGGTGGAGTCCCTGAACTGGCTGGAGCCCCGAGCCCGGGTCACCAATCGGCTGGCCGAATCGGTGGCCAGGATGTGCAAAGTCCTGCCCATCAAGCAGGTTGCCGAGCATTTTCACCTGCACTGGGACACCGTCAAGGCCATCGACAAAGCCCACCTGGACCGGGAACTGGGGCCCCCAGAACTGCGGGGAGCCGAAACACTGCTCATGGATGAGTTCGCCCTTCGCAAAGGACACCGATATGCCACGGTGGTGCTGGATGCCGCCAGAAAGCGGGTCCTCTGGGTAGGGCAAGGGCGAGGCCGTGCAGACATCCGCCCTTTCTTTGAACTGCTTGGGAAGAGGGGCTGCGCCCAAATCAAGGCGGTAGGTATGGATATGTCCGCAGCCTTCGAGCTGGAGGTCCGGAAGCACTGCCCCAAAGCGGAGATCGTCTATGACCTCTTCCATGTGGTGCAACGCTATGGCCACGAGGTGATTGATCGGGTCCGGGTTGACGAGGCCAACCGGTTGAGGGGAGACAAGTCGGCCCGCAAGGTGGTGAAGAGCGCCAAGTGGCTGCTGCTAAGGAACCCCAGGAATCTGGAGGGTGAGGCCAGGGTGCGCCTCAAGGAGTTGCTGGACGCCAATCAGGCTCTGATGACGGCCTATGTGCTCAAGGACGACCTCAAGGAACTCTGGCGCTACCGACGCGAGGGCTGGGCTCGCCGGGCCTGGAATGATTGGTTGGAACGCGCCAAGTCAAGCAACCTGGCGCCATTGGTCCGGTTCGCCCAGAATCTCGCGGCACGGCTCGATGGCATCCTCTCCCACTGCCGATGGCCGCTCCATACCAGCCTTCTAGAGGGGATCAACAACCGCATCAAGGTCATCAAGCGCATGGCCTATGGCTTCCGCGACGACGCCTACTTCTTTCTCAAGATCAGAGCTGCCTTCCCCGGTGTTCCGTGA
- a CDS encoding transposase — protein MRPQKLTDEQIVAVLREAERGEKSIADLAREHGVAEQTIYRWRRKFAGSTVSDVRRLKQLEKDNARLLRLLGQREVEIDAMKELLRKKWFFTEHRGRQL, from the coding sequence ATGAGACCCCAGAAGCTGACAGACGAGCAGATCGTGGCTGTGTTGCGGGAAGCCGAGCGAGGAGAGAAGTCCATCGCAGATCTGGCCCGGGAGCATGGCGTAGCCGAGCAGACCATCTACCGGTGGCGGCGAAAGTTCGCCGGAAGCACGGTATCGGATGTCCGCCGACTCAAGCAGTTGGAGAAGGACAACGCCCGCCTGCTGCGCCTCCTGGGGCAGCGCGAAGTCGAGATTGATGCCATGAAGGAGCTCCTCCGAAAAAAATGGTTCTTCACGGAACACCGGGGAAGGCAGCTCTGA
- a CDS encoding NAD(P)H-dependent oxidoreductase has protein sequence MKASVILAHPRNGSFNHAIANTVIATLQGAGHEVHFHDLYQEGFDPLLEASELSSVSKMDPLTEVHCNEIAQADAIFIIHPNWWGMPPAILKGWVDRVLRSGVAYKFFEGDNGEGVPRGLLKAKTALVINTTDTPYGREMEVFGDPLNTIWKNCILHYCGVKAITRKSFGVIVTSSIEERNKWLSEVRDAVSNCTAGL, from the coding sequence GTGAAAGCATCTGTCATCCTCGCACATCCTCGTAATGGAAGCTTTAATCACGCCATTGCGAACACGGTGATCGCCACTCTTCAGGGGGCGGGTCACGAAGTCCACTTTCATGACTTGTATCAAGAGGGGTTTGATCCTCTCTTGGAAGCGTCAGAGCTATCATCTGTAAGCAAGATGGATCCTCTGACGGAGGTGCATTGTAATGAAATTGCTCAAGCTGATGCAATTTTCATTATTCATCCTAATTGGTGGGGGATGCCGCCAGCTATTCTCAAGGGTTGGGTTGATCGAGTTCTTCGGTCTGGTGTTGCCTATAAGTTCTTTGAGGGTGATAACGGTGAAGGAGTACCTAGGGGTCTTCTAAAAGCCAAAACTGCTTTGGTTATTAATACCACTGACACTCCTTATGGACGTGAAATGGAAGTGTTTGGTGATCCTCTAAATACGATCTGGAAGAACTGCATTCTTCACTATTGTGGGGTTAAGGCAATTACTCGTAAGTCTTTTGGGGTGATTGTGACTAGCTCTATTGAGGAACGCAATAAGTGGCTTTCCGAAGTAAGGGATGCTGTTTCTAATTGCACTGCTGGGTTGTAG